From one Drosophila subpulchrella strain 33 F10 #4 breed RU33 chromosome 3L, RU_Dsub_v1.1 Primary Assembly, whole genome shotgun sequence genomic stretch:
- the LOC119553237 gene encoding ATP synthase-coupling factor 6, mitochondrial produces the protein MFSRILKPSLVLRRSVTTSASLRYKDPIYHVFLDKVREYRLKSPTGKPIDPGPEYEAELKESLERLALQYGGGEGVDMLEFPKFKLPDIDIDPISVLELPENQPKPEKKDSETGDDKKKDQEVKAKDDKNAKTRDKDKKDKDDKKASETKGKDDKDKKK, from the exons ATGTTCTCCCGAATCCTGAAACCAAGTCTAGTCTTACGCAGAAGCGTGACCACTTCCGCATCCTTGCGTTACAAGGATCCCATCTACCATGTTTTTCTGGACAAGGTGCGTGAGTACCGGCTGAAGAGTCCCACCGGAAAGCCCATAGATCCTGGTCCGGAATACGAGGCGGAACTGAAGGAGTCCCTCGAGCGCCTGGCTCTTCAATACGGCGGCGGTGAGGGCGTTGATATGCTAGAGTTTCCCAAATTCAAGTTGCCCGATATAGATATTGATCCGATTTCGGTTTTGGAatt ACCTGAAAACCAACCCAAGCCGGAGAAAAAAGATTCCGAAACAGGGGATGACAAAAAGAAAGATCAGGAAGTTAAGGCCAAAGATGATAAGAACGCAAAGACCCGTGATAAAGATAAGAAAGACAAAGATGACAAGAAGGCGAGTGAAACAAAGGGCAAGGATGATAAGGACAAGAAGAAGTAG